One part of the Anaerolineales bacterium genome encodes these proteins:
- a CDS encoding metallophosphoesterase family protein: MPNITLGLIADTHVPDRKRGLDARIMPAFLQAGVAAILHAGDVSTPGLLQQLAEVAPVHAVRGNTDWLGFRDLPNARRLEFGGVRIGLAHGHINWPNYLRDKLAYLLYGPRSFDYFTQRMLAFFPDVDVIVFGHTHEPFIRRFGQTLVVNPGSACCQVLQGKDPSYGLLHISSGRAEAEIRSLPPQDETSLSS, translated from the coding sequence TTGCCGAATATCACACTTGGGTTGATCGCCGATACGCATGTACCAGACCGCAAGCGCGGTCTGGACGCGCGTATCATGCCCGCCTTCCTGCAGGCGGGTGTTGCCGCCATCCTGCATGCCGGCGATGTTTCCACGCCTGGCCTACTGCAGCAATTGGCTGAAGTGGCGCCCGTGCATGCCGTGCGCGGCAATACCGATTGGCTTGGGTTCCGTGATCTGCCAAACGCACGCCGCCTCGAGTTTGGCGGCGTGCGCATTGGCCTGGCCCATGGTCATATAAACTGGCCCAATTATCTGCGAGATAAGCTGGCCTACCTGCTGTATGGCCCGCGCTCGTTCGACTATTTCACCCAGCGCATGCTTGCCTTCTTTCCTGATGTGGATGTCATCGTCTTCGGGCACACGCACGAGCCGTTCATCCGCCGCTTTGGTCAAACGCTGGTCGTCAATCCCGGCTCGGCCTGCTGCCAGGTGCTGCAGGGCAAAGACCCCTCGTATGGCCTGTTGCATATCTCGTCCGGCCGTGCCGAAGCTGAGATCCGTTCCCTCCCTCCTCAAGATGAGACCAGCTTAAGCAGTTAG
- a CDS encoding DM13 domain-containing protein, which translates to MLKRPEVRLAVLGAALLGSSLAWYLISPLFTSRQAYVTFPTLGVMASFTPRPPTATSPPTETVTAETAGSAFADAQLVASGNFVALAYTGSGSAEVYALDSGEQVLSLEDVEVEYRPELRVLLTDVDPAEKFTTAHVADSIDLGLLENASDQQFELPAGFELADYRAIVIWCDPEQLPYMAAALHTVTDESTPEP; encoded by the coding sequence ATGCTTAAAAGACCAGAAGTGCGCCTGGCAGTGCTTGGAGCGGCCCTTTTGGGTTCCTCCCTTGCCTGGTATCTCATCTCCCCGCTGTTCACCAGTCGCCAAGCCTATGTCACCTTTCCGACTCTGGGCGTGATGGCGAGTTTTACTCCGCGCCCTCCAACAGCTACTTCCCCGCCAACAGAAACCGTCACCGCTGAAACCGCTGGTTCGGCCTTCGCCGATGCGCAATTAGTGGCCTCGGGCAACTTTGTCGCCTTGGCCTACACCGGCAGCGGCAGCGCGGAAGTCTACGCTCTGGATAGCGGCGAGCAAGTGCTAAGTCTTGAAGATGTTGAGGTTGAATACCGCCCGGAGTTGCGTGTGCTGCTGACCGATGTAGACCCGGCCGAGAAGTTCACTACTGCGCATGTGGCGGACAGCATTGACCTGGGTCTGCTGGAAAATGCAAGCGATCAGCAGTTTGAGTTGCCTGCTGGCTTCGAACTGGCCGACTACCGCGCCATTGTGATTTGGTGTGATCCAGAGCAGCTACCATACATGGCAGCTGCTCTGCATACGGTCACAGACGAGTCTACCCCCGAACCCTAA
- a CDS encoding aminopeptidase P family protein, producing the protein MKSDLPALMQARGLDALIILGDAMHNPAMTYFTGVKHVTDGVLVLKRGEEPVLFYHNMERDEAAATGLQTRSITDYNYRDIYEQEGKNPLRATARLYQRMLIDVGLTSGKVAVYGQRDAGETFGLVSGLQELLPNIEFTGEYKDSVLLQARATKDPQEIVQMRDVAQKTVQVVGLVADFLSRQKDVNGILTGEDGQPVTVAKVKSLISRLLAERGMDNPHGTIFAPGAEGGVPHSQGSPDAPLRLGEPIVFDIYPVQAGGGYFADFTRTWCIGHASPEAQALYDDVRSVFDTVMSELKTGVHGTVYQDRVCELFEAQGHPTVRKDPLTRNGYVHSFAHGLGLDIHERPSTGRDTTAEDVLKPGMVITVEPGLYYPERGLGVRIEDAVYMHPDGSVDILAPYPYDLVIPLKS; encoded by the coding sequence ATGAAATCAGATCTACCTGCCCTGATGCAAGCCCGTGGATTGGACGCCCTCATTATCCTGGGCGATGCCATGCACAACCCCGCCATGACCTATTTCACCGGTGTCAAACACGTGACCGATGGCGTCCTTGTGCTCAAGCGCGGCGAGGAGCCGGTGCTCTTCTATCACAACATGGAGCGGGATGAAGCCGCCGCCACCGGGCTGCAGACCCGCTCGATCACAGACTACAACTATCGTGATATTTACGAGCAGGAGGGCAAGAATCCATTGCGCGCCACCGCCCGCCTGTATCAGCGCATGCTTATCGATGTTGGCCTGACTTCCGGCAAAGTGGCCGTCTACGGCCAGCGCGATGCGGGCGAGACCTTTGGCCTGGTATCCGGCCTGCAGGAGCTGCTGCCTAATATCGAGTTCACCGGCGAGTACAAGGATTCGGTGCTGCTGCAGGCGCGTGCCACTAAAGATCCGCAAGAGATCGTGCAGATGCGCGATGTGGCTCAGAAGACAGTTCAAGTCGTGGGGCTGGTGGCCGATTTTCTCAGCCGTCAAAAGGATGTAAATGGCATTCTGACCGGGGAAGATGGCCAACCAGTCACCGTCGCCAAGGTCAAATCGCTCATCAGCCGTCTGTTGGCTGAGCGCGGCATGGATAACCCTCACGGCACCATCTTTGCGCCCGGCGCCGAAGGCGGTGTGCCGCACAGCCAGGGCAGCCCGGATGCGCCGCTGCGCCTGGGCGAGCCGATCGTGTTCGATATCTATCCGGTCCAGGCGGGCGGCGGCTACTTCGCCGATTTCACCCGCACCTGGTGCATCGGCCATGCCAGCCCCGAGGCGCAAGCCTTGTACGATGATGTGCGCTCCGTATTCGACACGGTGATGAGCGAGCTCAAGACCGGCGTGCATGGCACTGTCTACCAGGACCGTGTGTGCGAGCTATTCGAAGCTCAGGGCCACCCCACCGTGCGCAAAGACCCGCTGACCCGCAACGGGTACGTGCACTCCTTTGCCCACGGCTTGGGACTGGATATCCATGAGCGACCTTCCACGGGGCGTGACACCACTGCGGAAGATGTGCTCAAGCCCGGCATGGTGATCACCGTCGAGCCGGGTCTGTACTACCCTGAGCGCGGCCTGGGTGTGCGCATTGAAGACGCCGTCTACATGCATCCCGATGGCAGCGTTGATATCCTTGCGCCCTACCCGTATGACCTGGTCATCCCGCTAAAATCGTAG
- a CDS encoding diacylglycerol kinase family lipid kinase: MAGKRIKLIINPNADLGNAWRQATDLRAIAEQHGGADWAGTVYPTHATELARQAAEEGYEMVIAVGGDGTAHEVINGLMSVPANKRPKFGIVPLGSGNDFAHNLGLPDGPRDALQMALQGHTRKIDIALIEDENGRKEYWDNTMNIGFGGSVNIYSHNLPLVRGFLMYFAATLLTIIRRYDVMKMKITTDQENWEADVLMLGVCNGKREGGGFITAPDAEFDDGLLNYTQVNKISRLAMFRLIPEFLKGTQGRFEKQVKMGTAKTIEIQSKQSLTIHIDGETFSGFNSNVHNLKITVLPQALEVLAPSAS, translated from the coding sequence ATGGCTGGCAAACGTATCAAGCTCATCATCAACCCCAATGCTGACCTGGGTAACGCCTGGCGGCAGGCTACAGACCTGCGCGCCATCGCCGAGCAGCATGGCGGCGCGGATTGGGCCGGCACGGTGTACCCCACCCACGCTACCGAGCTGGCTCGCCAGGCCGCCGAAGAAGGGTACGAGATGGTCATTGCCGTCGGCGGTGATGGAACCGCTCACGAGGTCATCAATGGCTTGATGAGCGTGCCGGCCAACAAGCGCCCCAAGTTTGGCATTGTGCCGCTCGGCTCCGGCAACGATTTTGCCCACAACCTGGGCTTGCCTGATGGCCCGCGTGATGCCCTTCAAATGGCCCTCCAGGGCCATACTCGCAAGATCGATATTGCCCTGATCGAAGATGAAAACGGCCGTAAAGAGTATTGGGATAACACCATGAACATCGGTTTTGGCGGCTCAGTCAATATTTATTCCCACAATTTGCCGCTGGTGCGCGGCTTTTTGATGTATTTTGCCGCCACGCTGCTCACCATTATTCGCCGCTACGATGTGATGAAAATGAAGATCACCACCGACCAGGAGAACTGGGAGGCGGATGTGCTCATGCTGGGTGTGTGCAATGGCAAGCGTGAGGGCGGCGGTTTCATTACCGCGCCGGATGCTGAGTTTGATGATGGCCTGCTCAACTACACCCAGGTGAACAAGATCTCGCGCTTGGCAATGTTCCGTCTGATCCCGGAATTTCTCAAAGGCACCCAGGGCCGCTTTGAAAAGCAGGTCAAGATGGGCACTGCCAAGACGATCGAGATCCAGTCCAAACAGTCACTCACCATTCATATTGACGGCGAGACTTTCTCCGGCTTTAACAGCAACGTGCATAACCTCAAGATCACCGTTTTGCCGCAGGCGTTGGAAGTGCTGGCGCCTTCTGCCAGCTAG
- the otsB gene encoding trehalose-phosphatase — translation MTAIHWSKAKDQIQQLAMQPRFGLFSDLDGTLAPIAPTPEAAAITPGNRQHLQELAAQLPVVALISGRRAGSLQAKVGLPGLIYVGNHGLEQWLDGQVVGLPQAAAHRTALEQAQAAIRAMLPPGAVAEDKGLTLSIHYRQTKDPREFMLTRAVQIHNIAQQHGLVLFTGKMVLEVRPPVEVDKGTAFRDLVLEHQLSSALFLGDDISDLAALQAAAALRSGGIAAYGVGVQSEDAPPEVAAHADYLADGVADVEQLLAFLLAARQANV, via the coding sequence ATGACCGCCATCCACTGGAGTAAAGCCAAGGATCAAATTCAGCAGCTGGCTATGCAGCCGCGCTTCGGCCTGTTCAGCGATCTGGATGGCACTCTGGCGCCGATTGCACCCACACCCGAAGCCGCCGCCATCACTCCGGGCAACCGCCAACACCTGCAGGAGCTGGCGGCGCAGCTGCCTGTGGTGGCCTTGATCTCTGGTCGCCGCGCCGGCAGCTTGCAGGCCAAGGTGGGCCTGCCCGGCTTGATCTATGTTGGCAATCATGGCCTCGAGCAATGGCTCGACGGCCAGGTGGTGGGCCTGCCGCAAGCGGCAGCCCACCGCACTGCGCTGGAGCAGGCCCAAGCCGCCATCCGGGCTATGCTGCCGCCCGGCGCGGTTGCCGAGGACAAGGGCCTGACCCTTAGCATTCACTACCGCCAAACCAAAGATCCGCGTGAGTTCATGCTGACCCGCGCCGTGCAGATCCATAACATTGCCCAGCAGCATGGCCTGGTCTTGTTCACCGGCAAAATGGTGCTCGAGGTGCGACCCCCGGTTGAGGTCGACAAGGGCACTGCATTCCGTGACCTGGTGTTGGAGCACCAGTTGAGCTCCGCCTTGTTCCTGGGGGACGATATTAGTGATCTGGCCGCGCTGCAAGCCGCCGCCGCACTACGCTCCGGCGGCATAGCAGCCTACGGCGTAGGCGTGCAGTCAGAGGATGCCCCGCCAGAGGTAGCCGCTCACGCGGACTACCTGGCTGACGGCGTTGCTGATGTGGAGCAACTGCTGGCATTCCTTCTGGCTGCACGCCAGGCTAACGTTTGA
- a CDS encoding NAD(P)-binding protein — protein MGKEIKIAGAGPAGLAAAIVLARAGHPVSVFEQRANVGGRFNDDFQGIESWSTDIDPLEEFHQLGIATNWWLRPFHGGQMFSPDFRNAEIETKKILFYLVRRGDKHPDSLDTALFEQAKGFGVRFVFNRRLSQSEADIWAAGPSGPPKAVAAGITFAKEGDDFACVLLSEELAPSGYVYYLVSGGQATLATVLYSNFSFVHQALKNTKKHIARLFGLTRFPQEKQWGGYGGFSIPKSCYRNGVLHVGEAAGFQDLLFGFGIRSALISGALAAKSILLNTDYDYLWQQRLLPQLRASTVNRLLYGSFGDLPKNIFWQAAKRGNAWGFMRWLYSYSLPHRLIFSCLPKALYSVEA, from the coding sequence ATGGGAAAAGAAATAAAAATAGCCGGAGCTGGTCCAGCTGGCTTGGCGGCGGCAATTGTATTGGCTAGGGCTGGACACCCAGTTTCTGTGTTTGAACAGCGAGCCAATGTTGGAGGCAGGTTCAATGATGATTTTCAGGGCATTGAAAGTTGGAGCACTGATATTGACCCCCTCGAAGAATTTCATCAGCTGGGTATTGCAACAAACTGGTGGCTGAGGCCATTTCACGGGGGTCAGATGTTTAGTCCTGACTTTAGGAATGCTGAAATTGAAACGAAAAAGATTTTGTTTTATTTGGTGCGTCGTGGTGACAAGCATCCTGATTCTCTAGATACTGCCCTTTTTGAGCAGGCAAAAGGATTTGGCGTCCGTTTTGTCTTTAACAGGCGCCTTAGTCAAAGTGAAGCTGATATATGGGCAGCTGGCCCATCCGGTCCTCCAAAGGCTGTTGCTGCTGGGATAACCTTTGCAAAGGAGGGGGATGATTTTGCATGTGTATTGCTAAGTGAAGAGCTTGCACCATCAGGATATGTTTATTACTTGGTTAGCGGTGGGCAGGCAACTTTGGCAACTGTTCTCTATAGTAACTTTAGCTTTGTCCATCAAGCACTAAAGAACACGAAGAAACACATAGCGAGGTTGTTTGGCTTGACAAGGTTCCCTCAAGAAAAACAATGGGGAGGCTATGGTGGGTTTTCAATTCCCAAAAGTTGTTATCGAAATGGGGTTTTACATGTTGGGGAGGCTGCAGGCTTTCAGGACTTGTTGTTTGGTTTTGGTATTCGGAGCGCACTGATTTCTGGAGCACTGGCAGCCAAAAGCATATTGCTGAACACAGACTATGATTATCTTTGGCAGCAGCGATTGCTGCCTCAGCTTAGGGCCTCGACGGTGAATAGACTGCTCTATGGTTCGTTTGGGGATTTGCCCAAGAATATTTTTTGGCAGGCAGCTAAACGGGGGAATGCTTGGGGGTTCATGCGGTGGCTGTATAGCTATTCATTGCCGCACAGGCTAATTTTTTCTTGTTTACCTAAAGCCTTGTATTCGGTGGAAGCGTAA
- a CDS encoding ABC transporter permease gives MKRILPTIQTDVRLQMRNGFYYAVVFVAVVLVLALTRLNVPDYRYLWPTLTLGNLLITTFYFMAGLVLLEKSEGTMEAQIITPLRPAEYLASKVATLGLLSLLESSLIVILLSGFDFNWPLFALGVLLTAAIYSLFGFIAVAGYDSINEFLFPSVLWVLASLPPLLYAAGVSDHWLFWLHPLQAPLVLIRAAFNEVPNWHVAYGLAYGLVSVGVVFYLSLRVFRRFVIRREGTR, from the coding sequence ATGAAGCGCATCTTGCCAACCATTCAAACGGATGTACGCCTGCAAATGCGCAACGGGTTCTACTATGCAGTAGTGTTCGTGGCGGTTGTTTTGGTACTTGCGCTTACGCGCTTGAACGTGCCTGATTACCGCTACCTGTGGCCCACTCTGACCCTGGGCAATCTGCTGATCACTACTTTTTACTTCATGGCAGGCCTGGTTCTGCTTGAGAAGAGCGAAGGCACGATGGAGGCCCAGATCATCACTCCTCTGCGACCAGCAGAGTACCTGGCTTCAAAAGTAGCGACGCTGGGCCTGCTCTCGCTGCTGGAAAGCAGTCTGATCGTGATCCTGCTGTCTGGGTTCGATTTCAACTGGCCGCTATTTGCCCTGGGGGTATTACTTACAGCCGCGATCTACAGTTTGTTCGGCTTCATTGCCGTGGCTGGCTACGACTCGATCAACGAGTTCCTGTTCCCTTCAGTGTTGTGGGTGCTGGCTTCACTGCCTCCCCTGCTATACGCGGCCGGAGTCTCAGATCATTGGCTGTTCTGGCTGCATCCCCTACAGGCGCCACTGGTACTTATACGCGCTGCGTTCAATGAAGTTCCCAATTGGCATGTCGCTTATGGACTAGCCTATGGGTTGGTGTCTGTGGGAGTAGTGTTTTATCTTTCACTGCGCGTTTTCAGGCGTTTCGTCATTCGACGGGAAGGAACACGATAA
- a CDS encoding ferritin-like domain-containing protein, whose amino-acid sequence MATKSKRSAPVVQAKADLIESLNEDLAGELGAISQYIVYAAKVTGPYRPQLVEFFLAEVPDEQRHAQFLANKIVALGGEPTTEARPVAMAESNREMLEAVLEAEQRAVRDYTQRAEQAEEYGDKGLAVELENIVSDETRHAEETERILRDWPF is encoded by the coding sequence ATGGCAACCAAAAGCAAACGTTCCGCCCCTGTGGTGCAAGCCAAGGCGGATCTCATCGAAAGCCTGAACGAGGATCTGGCAGGCGAACTGGGCGCCATTTCCCAGTACATCGTCTACGCCGCCAAGGTGACCGGCCCGTATCGCCCGCAGTTGGTCGAATTTTTCCTGGCTGAAGTGCCGGACGAACAGCGCCACGCTCAGTTCCTGGCCAACAAGATCGTAGCCCTCGGCGGCGAGCCCACCACCGAGGCCCGGCCAGTTGCGATGGCTGAGAGCAACCGCGAGATGCTGGAAGCCGTGCTGGAGGCCGAGCAACGCGCCGTACGCGATTACACCCAGCGCGCCGAGCAGGCCGAGGAATACGGCGATAAGGGTCTCGCCGTCGAGCTTGAGAACATCGTCAGCGATGAAACCCGCCACGCCGAGGAAACCGAGCGTATTTTGCGCGATTGGCCGTTCTAA
- a CDS encoding ABC transporter ATP-binding protein, whose translation MITVNSLTYAYKAASDPAVKSLSFEIKPGEIFGFLGPSGAGKSTTQKILTGLLRDFNGGVSVFGRDITTWGSELYERIGVAFEVPNLYLKLSGLENLRYFGALYEGAKRDPQELLSLVNLGDDGQMLASQYSKGMRHRLNIARSLLHSPELLFMDEPTAGLDPVNARRVKDLILAQREAGKTVFLTTHDMTIADELCDRVAFIVDGQIALIDSPRALKLKYGTPNVRVEHGSSGETTTKEFKMDGLGDDAEFLSLLRSGTVQTMHTTEATLEGIFIEVTGRGLS comes from the coding sequence ATGATTACCGTAAACAGCCTCACCTATGCCTATAAGGCCGCCAGCGACCCAGCCGTTAAAAGCCTGAGTTTCGAGATAAAACCTGGGGAGATTTTTGGATTCTTGGGCCCAAGTGGTGCTGGCAAATCGACAACCCAAAAGATCCTCACAGGCTTGCTGCGCGATTTCAATGGTGGTGTTTCGGTTTTTGGCCGCGATATCACTACTTGGGGCTCTGAACTCTACGAGCGCATTGGCGTGGCCTTTGAAGTGCCTAATTTGTATCTCAAGCTAAGCGGCCTCGAAAACCTGCGCTATTTTGGCGCTCTGTACGAGGGCGCCAAGCGCGATCCGCAGGAACTACTGAGCTTGGTGAATCTGGGTGACGATGGTCAAATGCTGGCATCGCAGTATTCCAAAGGCATGCGCCATCGCTTAAACATCGCCCGTTCACTGCTCCATAGCCCAGAGTTACTCTTTATGGACGAGCCCACTGCTGGCCTGGACCCAGTTAATGCGCGCCGGGTGAAGGATCTGATCCTGGCCCAGCGTGAAGCGGGAAAAACTGTGTTTCTTACTACACATGACATGACGATCGCGGATGAGCTATGTGACCGCGTAGCTTTCATTGTGGACGGGCAGATTGCACTGATCGATTCCCCACGGGCGTTGAAATTGAAGTACGGCACACCCAACGTTCGGGTTGAGCATGGCAGCAGCGGCGAAACAACCACCAAAGAGTTCAAGATGGACGGACTTGGCGATGACGCCGAGTTCCTCAGCTTGTTGCGCAGCGGCACCGTGCAAACAATGCACACGACCGAAGCAACATTGGAAGGCATCTTTATCGAAGTGACCGGTCGAGGTCTGTCATGA
- a CDS encoding aldo/keto reductase produces MQYRKFGKHNLKVSEIGHGLWGMGGWTDADDKQSMAALERSLELGCNFFDTAWAYGSGHSERLLGQLIRNHPDAEIIVATKVPPKNGKWPADPADKLQEAFPAQHIIDLTKRSLENLGTDSLHLQQLHVWDDSWASDPEWAEAAQRLKEEGLIKMFGLSLNRWEPWNGLKAIRTGAVDAVQVIYNIFDQSPEDELFPLCEEMGVGVLARVPLDEGGLSGKLTLDTKFPEDDWRSGYFGPENLKPTVERAEAVKALLPSGMSLPEMALRFVLAHPAVSTTIPGMRKLEHVEQNIALSDGTALPDELIGQLRAHRWDRKVAPWSD; encoded by the coding sequence ATGCAATACCGAAAATTTGGCAAACACAACCTCAAAGTAAGTGAAATAGGCCATGGCTTGTGGGGCATGGGCGGTTGGACCGACGCAGACGACAAGCAATCCATGGCGGCGCTCGAGCGTTCGCTTGAGCTAGGCTGCAATTTCTTTGACACCGCCTGGGCCTACGGTTCCGGGCACAGTGAGCGCCTGCTGGGCCAGCTCATCCGCAACCACCCTGACGCTGAGATCATTGTGGCCACCAAAGTGCCGCCCAAGAATGGAAAATGGCCGGCTGACCCCGCTGACAAGCTGCAAGAGGCCTTTCCCGCCCAGCACATCATTGACCTTACCAAGCGCAGCCTGGAGAATTTGGGAACAGACAGCCTGCACTTGCAGCAATTGCATGTTTGGGATGACAGCTGGGCCTCTGATCCTGAGTGGGCTGAGGCTGCCCAGCGCCTGAAGGAAGAAGGGCTGATCAAGATGTTCGGCCTGAGCCTCAACCGCTGGGAACCGTGGAACGGGCTGAAAGCCATCCGCACCGGCGCGGTGGATGCCGTGCAAGTGATCTACAACATTTTTGACCAGTCGCCAGAAGATGAGCTGTTCCCGCTATGCGAGGAAATGGGCGTGGGCGTGCTGGCACGCGTGCCGCTGGATGAAGGCGGTTTGAGCGGCAAACTTACGCTGGATACCAAATTCCCGGAGGATGATTGGCGCTCTGGCTACTTCGGCCCGGAGAATTTGAAGCCTACGGTGGAGCGCGCCGAAGCGGTGAAAGCGTTGTTGCCCAGCGGCATGTCATTGCCGGAAATGGCGCTACGCTTCGTACTAGCCCACCCGGCAGTCAGCACCACCATTCCAGGCATGCGCAAACTGGAGCATGTAGAACAGAACATTGCCCTGAGCGATGGCACTGCGCTGCCAGACGAGCTGATAGGCCAGCTGAGAGCCCACCGCTGGGACCGCAAAGTAGCCCCCTGGTCTGATTAG
- a CDS encoding phytoene/squalene synthase family protein, with protein MTTQTALQVLEQTSRTFYLPIIRLPQGLQEAVAAGYLCMRAIDEIEDHFHLTAEQKTQLLQQICLILDSQTSVERFDHARFEALFAPYKDELPEVTLRLSEWCCYAPAFIAPRVWEATSAMAGRMRDWVLNGFSVHSQADLDRYTYSVAGAVGLLLCDLWAWFEHVQIHRSLAIQFGRALQSVNILRNRREDLQRGVDFYPQNWGDAEMQTYARHNLKEFDAYMQELAASTFSDFVNIPRTLAHATLEALAEGREKLSRADVLKILQALEAQSTPGSA; from the coding sequence ATGACAACGCAAACTGCACTGCAAGTCCTAGAGCAAACCAGCCGCACCTTCTATCTGCCCATCATTAGGTTGCCCCAAGGCCTGCAGGAAGCCGTGGCCGCCGGCTACTTGTGCATGCGCGCCATCGATGAAATTGAAGACCACTTTCATCTTACAGCCGAGCAAAAAACGCAACTTCTGCAGCAGATCTGTCTCATCCTTGATTCGCAGACCTCTGTCGAGCGATTTGACCACGCTCGCTTCGAGGCGCTCTTTGCTCCCTATAAAGACGAGCTGCCCGAGGTCACTCTGCGCCTCTCCGAGTGGTGTTGTTATGCACCGGCTTTCATTGCGCCCCGTGTGTGGGAGGCTACCTCGGCCATGGCGGGCCGCATGCGTGATTGGGTGCTGAACGGTTTCAGCGTACATTCGCAGGCCGATCTGGATCGCTACACATACAGCGTAGCTGGCGCAGTCGGCCTGTTGCTATGTGACCTGTGGGCCTGGTTTGAGCATGTACAGATCCATCGCAGCCTGGCCATCCAGTTTGGCCGCGCGCTGCAATCTGTCAATATTTTGCGCAACCGTCGTGAGGATCTGCAGCGCGGGGTTGACTTCTACCCCCAAAACTGGGGCGATGCAGAGATGCAAACCTACGCGCGACATAATCTCAAAGAGTTCGATGCCTACATGCAGGAGCTGGCTGCCAGCACCTTTTCCGACTTTGTGAACATCCCCCGCACCCTGGCGCACGCCACGTTGGAAGCCCTGGCCGAGGGGCGTGAGAAACTCTCGCGCGCTGATGTCCTAAAGATCCTGCAGGCGTTGGAAGCTCAAAGCACCCCAGGCTCAGCCTAA
- a CDS encoding GNAT family N-acetyltransferase, protein MATQEFDDFSLRSVTTEDAEAVTHVINQFSKVFAGLEDDTADEVLGFWKTPGIDLERDIRALISPSGEMLGYAEALAWNEVPVNPYIFQRILPELVGSPAQAKLLDWAIERCKDALARVPAELRVAIGLHAIANIPAQHELLLSRGFKVTRHVFEMGVDFAATPPAPTWPEGIELRPFEVERDLAGVYKAHDEAFSDHFGHVDEGFEAGLKRFRHLMVEEGSEFDPDLWFIAMHGDEVAGYLVGRKKPHGEGQLGWISILGVRRPWRKHGLGLALLQHAFGKFYERGWMRAELDVDAGSLTGAVRLYERAGMREVRRHDRYEKELRSGKELMTTDISN, encoded by the coding sequence ATGGCTACACAAGAATTTGACGATTTTTCACTGCGCTCAGTAACCACTGAAGATGCTGAGGCAGTGACACATGTCATCAACCAGTTTTCGAAAGTGTTTGCCGGGCTGGAAGATGACACTGCCGATGAAGTGCTGGGATTCTGGAAGACGCCTGGGATCGATCTGGAGCGGGACATTCGTGCGCTGATCTCGCCGAGTGGCGAGATGTTGGGCTATGCGGAGGCACTGGCCTGGAATGAGGTGCCTGTGAACCCGTACATCTTCCAGCGCATACTGCCGGAACTGGTGGGATCCCCTGCCCAGGCCAAGCTGCTGGACTGGGCGATCGAGCGCTGCAAGGATGCGCTGGCACGTGTGCCGGCGGAGCTACGCGTGGCCATCGGCTTGCATGCCATCGCCAACATCCCGGCCCAGCATGAGCTGCTGCTTTCACGCGGCTTCAAGGTGACCCGCCATGTGTTTGAAATGGGCGTAGACTTTGCTGCCACACCGCCAGCCCCTACATGGCCGGAAGGCATTGAGTTGCGCCCGTTCGAAGTTGAGCGCGATCTGGCGGGTGTTTACAAAGCGCACGACGAAGCATTCTCTGATCACTTTGGCCATGTGGACGAAGGGTTCGAAGCCGGTCTTAAACGCTTCCGCCACCTGATGGTGGAAGAAGGCTCTGAGTTTGACCCCGATCTGTGGTTCATCGCCATGCATGGCGATGAAGTCGCTGGTTATCTGGTTGGCCGTAAGAAACCGCATGGAGAAGGCCAGCTGGGCTGGATAAGCATTCTGGGTGTGCGCCGCCCCTGGCGCAAGCACGGCCTGGGCTTGGCGCTGCTTCAGCACGCCTTCGGCAAGTTCTACGAGCGCGGCTGGATGCGGGCTGAGCTGGATGTGGACGCCGGCAGCCTGACCGGCGCGGTGCGCCTGTATGAGCGGGCGGGCATGCGCGAAGTGCGCCGCCACGACCGCTACGAAAAGGAACTGAGATCTGGGAAGGAGTTGATGACCACCGACATAAGCAACTAG